The Plasmodium gaboni strain SY75 chromosome 5, whole genome shotgun sequence nucleotide sequence TGTTCCACCTGAGGCTCTTAGTTTAATATGGATTGCTGTAACTCCTAGTTCTTTTAGCCTTGCAGCTACATCTTGAGCTGCCATCATAGCAGCATATGGACTAGATTCATCTCTATCAGCTTTAACTTTCATTCCACCTATAAAGTGATgattattaaaatgttatgtttttattataatatacattatggatatatatagtatattataaacaataagtggttttattataacaaaaaatataaacatatattatatatatattacatatatatattatatatatatattaccTGTAATTCTAACTAAAGTTTCTCTTCCACTTAAATCTGTTACGTGTATAAATGTATCATTGAAAGAAGCAAAAATATGAGCCACACCAAAAACTAATTCTCCTTCTTTAGGTTGAGGACCAGAAACAATGGCTGTTTCAGGTTGAGGTgtttttactttttttgatgccatatttttttttttttttttttaatgtaaatttaaataattattcaaaagggtattatatacatatatatttatatttatatgtttatatattttgttctttttaat carries:
- a CDS encoding 40S ribosomal protein S11 is translated as MASKKVKTPQPETAIVSGPQPKEGELVFGVAHIFASFNDTFIHVTDLSGRETLVRITGGMKVKADRDESSPYAAMMAAQDVAARLKELGVTAIHIKLRASGGTKSKTPGPGAQSALRALARSGLKIGRIEDVTPIPTDSTRKKSGRRGRRL